From a region of the Nyctibius grandis isolate bNycGra1 chromosome 12, bNycGra1.pri, whole genome shotgun sequence genome:
- the HSBP1 gene encoding heat shock factor-binding protein 1, with the protein MAETDPKTVQDLTAVVQTLLQQMQDKFQTMSDQIIGRIDDMSCRIDDLEKNIADLMTQAGVEELEGENKTPATNKS; encoded by the exons ATGGCTGAGACCGACCCGAAGACCGTGCAGGACCTCACCGCCGTG GTGCAGACATTGCTTCAGCAGATGCAGGACAAATTTCAAACCATGTCTGACCAAATAATTGGAAGAA TTGATGACATGAGCTGCCGCATAGATGACCTGGAGAAGAACATAGCAGACCTCATGACGCAAGCAGGAGTGGAAGAACTGGAAGGCGAGAACAAGACCCCTGCTACTAACAAGAGCTAA